Below is a genomic region from Candidatus Methylomirabilis sp..
GGTCAGGCAGGTGGGGTCGTACTCCGTGTTCCCCTGCCCTGCAGTCCCTGCTCAAAGCGACGGTGCCAGATCGAAGCGGATCGTTTGTGTATGCGCTCGATCTCTGTCGAGGAGGTGGCGGAAGCCGCCTCGGCGCTCCTCACTACAGGCCAAACATGTCGAACGGGCCGCGATCTCTTGTAGTCGAGATCGTGAGGGGCTGACGATGATTCGACGAGCAGCAGTAGCGGGCTCATTCTACTCTGGCGCCCCAGAGCGGTTGCGGGCGCAGGCGACCGATTTTATCCAATGGGATCTTCCCAAGGTGCGCGGCATCGGGGCGGTCGTTCCCCACGCGGGGCTTATCTACTCCGGGAAGGTGGCGGGATCGGTCTATGCCCGTCTCGCCTTTCCTGATGTCTTTGTAATCCTGGGGCCGAACCACACCGGCGTAGGGGCAGGAGTAGCGATTATGACCTACGGAAGATGGGAGACGCCCCTTGGACAGGCTCCTATCGACGCAGACCTGGCAAAGACCATCCTGCAGAATTCGCAGGCAATTGAGGAGGATCAGCTCGGGCATCAGCGCGAGCACTCGATTGAGGTCCAACTCCCTCTGCTCCAGGCGTTCGGTCTGCCCTTCTCCTTTGTGCCGATCTGCCTCTTCAGCAGTGAATATGCTGTCTGCCAGGATGTCGGGCTGGCGGTAGCCGAGGCAGTCGCGCGATCGGATCGATCGGTGCTGATAGTGGCCAGCACCGATATGAGCCATTACATCAGCCAGGACCAGGCTAAGGCAAAGGATCAACTGGCGATTGAAGCCATCCTGGCGTGCGACCCGGAGCGGTTGCATCGAGTCGTGAGACGGGAGGAGATTACCATGTGCGGATTTCACCCGACGACTGCCATGCTGATCGCGGCAAGAGAGCTTGGGGCCACCTCGGCCGAGTTGGTCGGCTACGCTACCTCTGCCGATGTCACCAAGGACGACTCCAGGGTGGTCGGGTATGCCGGACTGATTGTGAGATGAGTATAGAGTTACGGCTCCACCCAGATTCGGCCATCCGGATCCTCGATGATTTCGCCGATCAGGGCTGTGGCGGGTGTCTCACGCTCCTGCAGGCGCTGAATCATGGCTGCAGTCCTGTTCTTCGGCACCGCGATCAGAAGGCCGCCGGAGGTCTGGGCGTCGCATAAGATAAGCTGGGCCTCTTGCCGAATCACCGGATCCCAGACGATGGCCCCTTGCAGTGATTCATAGTTCCGTCGCGTCCCGCCGGGACAGATCCCCTCCTGAATCAATGTCCAGGCCTCCGGGATGACGGGAACCTTTGAGAGCGACACCCTCGCTCCCACCTTGCTCCCCGCAGTCATCTCGTGGAGGTGGCCCAGCAGCCCAAAGCCTGTGACGTCCGTACACGCGTGCGCTCCCACCGCCACCATAGCCTCTGATGCGTCTTTATTCAGCGCGGCCATCAACGCGATGGCGCCATCGATGGCCGGCTGCGTAAGCTTGCTCCGCTTGATGGCCGTAGTGATAATCCCCAGGCCAATTGGCTTAGTTAGCACCAGATCATCCCCGATGAGAGCGGTCGAGTTTTTGAAGATCTTTGTCGGGTCGATCAGTCCGGTCACGACGAGGCCATATTTTGGCTCCGGGTCGTCGATGCTGTGCCCTCCAATGATGGAGGCGCCGGCCTCACGAACCTTGTCGGCGCCGCCACGAAGGATCTCCCCTAGGATCTTCAGTGATAGCGACCCGACTGGAAAACCGATGATATTCAGGGCGAACAATGGAGTGGCGCCCATGGCATAGATGTCGCTTAGAGAGTTCGCGGCGGCGATCAGACCGCAACTATACGGGTCATCCACCACGGGGGTGATATAGTCCACCGTCTGGACGATGGCCTGCCCGTTGTCCAGTTGATACACAGCGGCATCGTCTGAGGTCTCGGTCCCCACAAGAATGTTGGGGTCGTTAAACTTGGGAAGCTGGCCCAGCACCTGGGCCAGATCAGCGGGGCTGATCTTGCACGCTCAGCCCGCTCCATGCGACAAGGACGTGAGCCGCACCTGTTGAGCACTCATCATTGAGCTCCTCAAGGCACTACTGGAAGGTTTCCGGCCCGCAGGCCGAATGATCCTTTTTCTCTGTCGCTCCGTTCGCAGGCTGCATTCCTCCTGGTCGTATGAAACGCTGGATCGCTACGGCGCTAAGAAGTCCGATCAGGACTCCCCAGAGCGCTCCGCCCAGGACGTCGAACGGATAATGCGAGCCGAGATAGATCCGAGAATACCCAACCAGAACAGCTGCCGGGAAACAGAGCAACCCTACTCGTAAGTGATTATAGGAGAGAAATGTAGCCAAGGCAAACATGTTGCTGGCGTGGTTGGAGGGAAAGGAGAATGAACGGATACGCAAGCAGGCAGTCGCGTTGAGGACGCCACATGGTCTGATTCGTTGAAATAGATCTTTCAGGAGCTGACTGGTTGTATCGGTGAGTAGAATCACCGCGATGGCGGAAATGACTATGATGCGATCTCGTTTCGGACGGAAGAGCAATACGTAAACCAGTAGGGCGCCAACCGGGATGGCGAAGTTCCATTTGTTGCTGACGAGCGGCATCAGGAGATCGAAGACTCGGTTCCGTAGGCTTCCGTTAATCAGGTGGAATCCGGCTTCATCCCACTCGCGCAGTCTTTCGAGCCACGGCAAAACAGACATGGTTGGTTCCGCAGTTTACGGATCTATCTGATGTTGCGAATGACCGACTAAAAA
It encodes:
- the selD gene encoding selenide, water dikinase SelD, whose protein sequence is MMSAQQVRLTSLSHGAGUACKISPADLAQVLGQLPKFNDPNILVGTETSDDAAVYQLDNGQAIVQTVDYITPVVDDPYSCGLIAAANSLSDIYAMGATPLFALNIIGFPVGSLSLKILGEILRGGADKVREAGASIIGGHSIDDPEPKYGLVVTGLIDPTKIFKNSTALIGDDLVLTKPIGLGIITTAIKRSKLTQPAIDGAIALMAALNKDASEAMVAVGAHACTDVTGFGLLGHLHEMTAGSKVGARVSLSKVPVIPEAWTLIQEGICPGGTRRNYESLQGAIVWDPVIRQEAQLILCDAQTSGGLLIAVPKNRTAAMIQRLQERETPATALIGEIIEDPDGRIWVEP
- a CDS encoding phosphatase PAP2 family protein, whose amino-acid sequence is MSVLPWLERLREWDEAGFHLINGSLRNRVFDLLMPLVSNKWNFAIPVGALLVYVLLFRPKRDRIIVISAIAVILLTDTTSQLLKDLFQRIRPCGVLNATACLRIRSFSFPSNHASNMFALATFLSYNHLRVGLLCFPAAVLVGYSRIYLGSHYPFDVLGGALWGVLIGLLSAVAIQRFIRPGGMQPANGATEKKDHSACGPETFQ
- the amrB gene encoding AmmeMemoRadiSam system protein B, yielding MIRRAAVAGSFYSGAPERLRAQATDFIQWDLPKVRGIGAVVPHAGLIYSGKVAGSVYARLAFPDVFVILGPNHTGVGAGVAIMTYGRWETPLGQAPIDADLAKTILQNSQAIEEDQLGHQREHSIEVQLPLLQAFGLPFSFVPICLFSSEYAVCQDVGLAVAEAVARSDRSVLIVASTDMSHYISQDQAKAKDQLAIEAILACDPERLHRVVRREEITMCGFHPTTAMLIAARELGATSAELVGYATSADVTKDDSRVVGYAGLIVR